One part of the Sulfolobus tengchongensis genome encodes these proteins:
- a CDS encoding phytoene/squalene synthase family protein produces MGKNVINEYLLKIFRKGSVTYYNSSLLFPRKIREDVTKLYAFVRVFDDLVDSIPPKVDEFYKLRRMYEKERDGIKTGNLVLSNFVELQERKSFREEWVESFLDSMESDIYKHYYYTIDETLKYMYGSAEVVGLFMLKILDLPEESSKYAMLLGRSMQYLNFIRDVKEDLQLGRQYLPISEMEKFGIKTLEECNQGFKEYIRFQIKRYFEFQSNAEKGFKYIPPRFLIPIKTASDMYKWTASVIWRNPCIVQHLKVRPRREKVLLVGVKNGIGVYLWRLLSFFLGLPI; encoded by the coding sequence ATGGGAAAAAATGTGATAAATGAGTACCTACTTAAGATCTTTAGAAAAGGAAGCGTAACGTATTACAACAGCTCTTTATTATTTCCGCGTAAGATTAGAGAAGATGTCACAAAACTCTATGCCTTCGTAAGAGTTTTCGATGATCTAGTTGATTCTATTCCACCTAAAGTGGATGAGTTTTATAAGCTAAGAAGGATGTATGAGAAGGAAAGAGACGGCATTAAAACGGGAAATCTCGTCTTAAGCAATTTTGTAGAACTTCAGGAGAGAAAATCGTTTAGAGAGGAGTGGGTTGAGTCCTTTTTAGATTCGATGGAAAGCGACATTTACAAGCATTATTACTATACTATAGATGAAACTCTTAAATACATGTACGGCTCAGCAGAAGTTGTAGGACTATTTATGCTGAAAATACTTGATTTACCAGAGGAATCTTCAAAGTACGCTATGCTCTTAGGTAGAAGTATGCAGTACCTAAATTTTATTAGAGATGTCAAAGAAGATCTTCAACTTGGGAGGCAGTATCTACCAATTTCTGAAATGGAGAAATTCGGTATTAAAACGTTAGAGGAATGTAACCAAGGATTTAAAGAGTATATTAGGTTTCAGATAAAGAGGTACTTCGAATTTCAGTCCAACGCGGAAAAGGGATTTAAGTACATACCTCCTAGATTCCTAATACCGATAAAAACAGCATCAGACATGTATAAGTGGACTGCATCGGTTATATGGCGAAATCCGTGTATAGTTCAGCATTTAAAAGTGAGACCTAGAAGAGAAAAGGTCCTTTTAGTTGGCGTTAAAAACGGTATTGGCGTATATTTATGGAGATTACTTTCTTTCTTCCTAGGTTTGCCTATTTAG
- a CDS encoding lycopene cyclase domain-containing protein, producing MEITFFLPRFAYLEIDSLIFFPTLLISLVFLRGKRNYLALLKSILLVDPFYLLWDFIATWKDSWSFNPQYVMGIYVIDLPIEEIIFFLVTPFATLTIYDFMRDRIAKNIFIKHSENDRIIKTELILSSLFLLTVGFIILPSHSYTAIDLIYLSSFLLLSSFQNPHIFASKYFWEFMGLTYIPFFIFDFFLTYLPVVIYGPRSILGIRVISIPIEDFIYSFSMIGFYLIFYIYFSEKITS from the coding sequence ATGGAGATTACTTTCTTTCTTCCTAGGTTTGCCTATTTAGAAATAGATTCGCTTATATTCTTTCCCACACTCTTAATCTCCTTAGTTTTCTTGAGGGGGAAAAGAAATTATTTAGCTTTACTTAAATCTATTTTATTGGTTGATCCATTTTACTTGTTATGGGACTTCATAGCGACATGGAAGGACTCGTGGAGTTTTAACCCTCAGTATGTTATGGGAATATACGTAATAGATCTGCCTATAGAAGAAATAATATTCTTTTTAGTTACTCCATTTGCTACACTTACGATATATGACTTTATGAGAGATAGGATAGCCAAGAATATTTTTATAAAACATAGCGAGAATGATAGAATTATTAAGACCGAGTTAATATTGTCATCATTATTTTTATTAACAGTGGGATTTATTATCCTGCCATCTCATTCCTATACAGCTATTGATCTAATCTATTTATCGTCGTTTCTATTACTTTCCTCATTTCAAAATCCACATATTTTTGCATCAAAATATTTTTGGGAATTTATGGGGCTTACATATATTCCTTTCTTTATATTTGACTTTTTCTTAACATATTTACCAGTCGTAATATATGGGCCTAGAAGCATATTAGGCATAAGGGTTATAAGTATACCTATAGAGGATTTTATTTATTCTTTCTCTATGATAGGATTTTATTTAATTTTCTATATTTATTTTTCAGAAAAAATAACCTCTTAG
- a CDS encoding DUF432 domain-containing protein: MYTYEENGKKILVPDGMSIIKLPVVSINTSVTNFFGVVMETQLVIKPESEISFYVEIPLDLGIFVTDGKRYRQMFVEERFPKKYSLYGSIQNGLIYRYWVSKVYEEPRDLENNLALTKVEVKNEDATIGDIRLIIFDVRYFSLFEYNNKIVGETLRVERLKKGLALVKSTNRPTINGARLMPHTPLDVIGKYVEMEEGT, from the coding sequence GTGTATACTTACGAAGAAAATGGCAAGAAGATACTTGTCCCTGATGGCATGTCAATTATTAAATTACCTGTTGTTAGTATCAACACGTCAGTGACAAATTTCTTTGGTGTAGTAATGGAAACTCAACTAGTGATCAAACCAGAATCGGAAATCTCCTTCTATGTAGAAATTCCATTGGATTTAGGGATATTTGTAACCGATGGAAAAAGGTACAGACAGATGTTTGTGGAGGAAAGGTTTCCGAAAAAATACTCACTTTATGGATCTATTCAAAATGGTTTAATTTACAGATATTGGGTATCAAAAGTATATGAAGAGCCGAGAGATCTAGAAAATAACTTAGCTCTGACGAAAGTTGAGGTCAAAAATGAAGATGCCACAATTGGAGACATTAGGCTTATAATATTTGACGTAAGGTACTTTTCACTCTTTGAATATAACAACAAGATAGTTGGAGAAACATTGCGTGTTGAAAGATTAAAAAAGGGTTTGGCTTTAGTTAAGTCTACAAACAGACCTACCATAAATGGAGCTAGGTTGATGCCTCATACACCATTAGATGTAATAGGTAAGTATGTCGAAATGGAAGAGGGTACGTGA
- a CDS encoding mechanosensitive ion channel family protein: MEFPLIYLEAIIIIVISVIIAKFLSTIIRRRLHGELPVHVIRNLTNGVYYIIIAIGVGVAIGISGINITSILVAGGVVGIILGLALQSTLSNFFAGILIITERPFKIGDFINYQNTIGVVVDIGLLSTKLYSWEGYYVRVPNSILFTSLLINYSNSRARLVRVQFTVFQEIDVQKVINAIKVKLDQQPYVLVEPQSVVFVLGFTENGITLEARAWAPQSLWFDLYSNMPKIIDDTLKELGITYAYKKVIVENDNMADKLMADNSNKL; encoded by the coding sequence TTGGAATTCCCACTTATTTATTTGGAAGCTATAATTATTATAGTTATTTCTGTGATTATAGCTAAATTCTTATCAACTATTATTAGGAGAAGACTTCACGGAGAACTCCCAGTTCATGTAATACGCAATTTGACTAATGGAGTCTACTACATAATAATTGCGATAGGAGTAGGAGTCGCAATCGGTATATCCGGTATAAACATAACAAGTATTTTAGTTGCAGGCGGTGTTGTAGGTATAATTTTAGGTTTAGCGCTTCAAAGCACTCTATCCAACTTCTTTGCCGGTATTCTAATAATAACTGAGAGACCGTTTAAAATCGGAGATTTCATAAACTACCAAAATACTATAGGAGTAGTAGTGGATATAGGCCTTCTTTCTACAAAACTCTACTCATGGGAAGGATATTATGTTAGAGTGCCAAACAGTATATTATTTACGTCATTGTTAATTAATTACAGCAATTCGAGAGCTAGACTAGTCAGGGTCCAATTCACAGTATTTCAAGAGATTGATGTACAGAAAGTAATAAATGCAATTAAAGTTAAGCTTGACCAACAGCCATACGTTCTAGTAGAACCACAGTCTGTAGTTTTTGTCTTAGGATTTACTGAAAATGGGATAACGTTGGAGGCTAGAGCTTGGGCACCTCAATCCTTGTGGTTTGATTTATATTCTAATATGCCGAAAATAATTGATGATACTTTAAAAGAACTTGGAATAACATATGCCTACAAGAAAGTAATAGTTGAAAACGATAATATGGCAGATAAACTAATGGCAGACAATAGCAATAAATTGTAG
- a CDS encoding MFS transporter has translation MNIAGRLERLPWTSFHTKLLALLSIGEFFELYDLFLGGFVVQPISTFYKVSSATAIYYNVAVFFLGAFVGAILFTYIGDSLGRRTALIINMAIASVGLLLTPFSPNIYVLGLLRFITGLGVGPEALIVLDVMVTEFFPSKIRGRALAIGYTASWTAPIVVAILAYFLVPHTYVLHGWQWLFIIGGLGIATILPFRFLIPESPRWLESKGRVDEADKIVSKIEKIALTEKGTLGEPLQVEVITSQKVKISELFSPLYRRRTIMLWIFEFLQAGVYYGFASLAPSVLAAKGFTLVHTLQYSMLIYTGYFISSLTSIFIIDSKKFDRKWQVSIIMLIMGLVGLAFGFSITPIEVIISGFAFAFLANIFSNAFHQYGAELYPTRVRAFADGVQYSLSRLGNYIWLSVLPLILYSRGPFAMYLVVFIMAIIVTIDVAVLGPRASQIELEELSK, from the coding sequence ATGAATATTGCGGGTAGATTAGAAAGACTACCTTGGACGTCATTCCACACCAAATTGTTAGCATTATTGAGCATTGGCGAGTTTTTTGAACTTTATGATCTGTTTTTAGGGGGGTTTGTTGTACAGCCCATATCAACTTTCTATAAGGTTTCATCGGCGACAGCAATATACTATAACGTGGCCGTATTCTTTCTAGGCGCATTTGTAGGGGCCATATTGTTCACTTACATAGGGGATTCTCTAGGTAGAAGAACTGCTCTGATAATAAACATGGCTATAGCGTCAGTTGGACTATTGCTTACCCCATTTTCCCCAAATATCTATGTTTTGGGACTATTGAGGTTTATAACTGGTTTAGGAGTAGGCCCAGAAGCTTTAATAGTATTGGACGTCATGGTAACTGAGTTCTTCCCATCAAAAATTAGAGGAAGAGCGCTAGCAATAGGATATACTGCCTCTTGGACAGCGCCAATAGTTGTAGCTATTTTAGCATACTTCTTAGTACCCCATACTTACGTACTTCATGGATGGCAATGGCTCTTTATAATAGGTGGTTTAGGAATAGCTACAATACTGCCTTTTAGGTTTCTAATTCCAGAATCTCCCAGATGGTTAGAAAGTAAAGGAAGAGTTGATGAAGCCGATAAGATAGTGAGTAAAATTGAGAAAATTGCCTTAACGGAGAAGGGAACTTTAGGAGAACCTTTACAAGTAGAAGTTATTACATCTCAAAAAGTTAAAATTAGTGAATTATTCTCACCGTTATATAGAAGAAGAACTATAATGCTATGGATATTTGAGTTTCTACAAGCTGGAGTTTATTACGGTTTTGCCTCACTTGCACCATCAGTCCTAGCTGCTAAAGGCTTTACTTTAGTGCATACCTTACAGTACTCTATGTTAATATATACTGGGTACTTCATAAGTTCTTTAACCTCAATATTTATTATTGATAGTAAGAAATTCGATAGAAAATGGCAAGTGAGTATCATAATGCTAATTATGGGATTAGTGGGATTAGCTTTCGGTTTTTCAATAACTCCTATAGAGGTTATAATATCCGGTTTTGCATTTGCGTTTCTAGCTAACATCTTCTCTAACGCATTTCATCAGTATGGAGCAGAATTGTATCCAACTAGAGTGAGAGCCTTCGCTGATGGTGTACAATATTCTCTGAGTCGATTAGGTAATTACATATGGCTTAGTGTTTTGCCTCTAATATTATATTCAAGAGGTCCATTTGCCATGTACTTAGTTGTGTTTATAATGGCAATTATAGTAACGATAGATGTTGCAGTATTAGGACCTAGAGCATCTCAGATAGAGCTAGAGGAATTATCTAAGTAA
- a CDS encoding cupin domain-containing protein, whose amino-acid sequence MEYYVSNISEVKKEPVQVKGSKGAYIQWLITREKGAHYAVRKFTLEPNGIIPMHLHKYQETVVIVKGKCKVCVANNSYELKEGDYIFIDGGVKHSIINDNNDQLEFFCIIDYTDDMSIQAIDEKCG is encoded by the coding sequence ATGGAATATTATGTTTCAAACATTTCGGAAGTTAAGAAAGAACCAGTACAAGTAAAGGGTTCAAAAGGAGCCTATATCCAGTGGCTTATAACAAGAGAGAAAGGTGCACATTATGCTGTAAGGAAATTCACTTTAGAACCAAATGGGATAATACCTATGCATCTACACAAATACCAAGAAACAGTGGTCATAGTCAAAGGAAAATGCAAAGTATGTGTAGCGAATAATAGCTATGAACTGAAAGAAGGAGATTACATATTTATAGATGGTGGAGTTAAACATTCAATTATTAACGATAATAATGATCAATTGGAATTCTTCTGCATAATTGATTACACTGATGATATGAGCATTCAAGCTATAGATGAAAAGTGTGGTTAG